GCCAGCAACGCCTGCCAGCGGCGGCGGTGCGGCAATGAACGCCCCGTTGTGGGCTGGGGATTGTTCCTGCGTTCGCCTGAGCGAGCCCGCGCCGCGCTCCGCGAGTCATGTGTCCGCATCGAGACGAATTTCTGCGCTGGCAGGAACAAAGACATGACGGTCCGCGCGCCGGCTGCGTGCGCTCCGACGTCGGGCAAATCGAGTTGCTGCCCGCATCCGATTAACTGCTGACCCTGGCGGCGCGCTACTGGCTTGTGCCTGGTGGGCGTGCATAGTTCTCGATCGTCGACACGGTGGCGTTCGCCGCTACGGTGCAGCGGGTCCTCATGGGGTGAAGCCGGGCAAGGTTTAACGGTTCTCCGGCCGCTAGGCGGACGTGCGCACGCCCGCTACAATTCTCGAAATAGCCTCGCACTGCCCTGTGCATTGGGGCGCCTCGGCGTCCGGGGTCCTGCCTGTGCGAGCTTTCGAGCCGGCATCCGCCCGTTCCGTTGCGCACATGCCGGGGGAGAGACTGCCCTGAATTCCTATCGCTTTCGTCTGAGCATCGTTGCCGTATGCATGCTGGTGCTGCTGCGCATCTGCATCGGCTGGCATTTCTTCTACGAAGGCCTGTGGAAGCTCGAGCAGCCCCACTACAGCTCGGCCGGCTTCTGGCAGCAGGCCAAGGGGCCCTTGGCCGATCATTTTCTCAACTTGATTCCCGATCGGCAGGGCTACGAACGGCTGAATTACGACAAGCTGTCTGCCCGCTGGACGAGCCAGCTTCAGACGATGCTCAAGCACTACAACCTGGGCGACGAGCAACGTGCCGAGGCGGAAAAAGTGCTGACGACCCGCAAGACCCAACTGCAGAATTACCTGGCGGAAAACCGCGAGGCGATCGACGACTATTTCCACGAACTGAAGCGGCTCGAGCAGGCGAGCGCCAACCCGCAATTGCGCGATGTGCCCTTCCAGAGAAAGCGGATTGCCGAGGCGCGGCAGCGCACGTCCGCGACGGCGGCCCCTTGGCTGGCGCAAGTCGACGCGTTGCAACACGACCTGGAGCAGGATCTGCAAGGCCTGCTCGACAAGGACCAGCAGGCAGAGGGTCTGCCGCCCGAGCCGTTCACCTGGTTGTCGCTGATCGATAGCACCGTGGGCCCGGTCAACGCCATCATCGGCCTGTTGCTGATGGCCGGGTTGTTCACGCGCGCCGCAGCCGTCGGCGGAATCCTGTTTCTGTTGATCATTGGGCTCTCGCAGCCCGAGTGGCCGACGATCTATCCGCTGGCTCACCCCTCGGCGGGCCATGCGCTGCTGGTCAACAAGGAATTTGTCGAGATGATTGCCCTGGCCGTGTTGGCGACCACCGGCGTCGGCCGTTGGGGGGGCTTGGACTTTTTCGTCTATCACCTGCTGGTTCGTCCGTGGACCAGCCGGAGGAAACGTGATGTATCTTTCGCCTGAAGAACGCGCGATTGGCCAGGAAAACTTCTACGCCGCGGTCGGCGACAAGCTCACGCGCCGCGAGTTTCTCGAGGGCGCTATTGCCGCAGGCGTCGTCTCGGGAGCCGGACTGGGCTCGTTCTACTTCGCCTATGGCAAGTCGGTCGGCGACCCGGTGCGGGTCGGCGTGATCGGCACGGGCGACGAAGGGAGCGTGCTGATCGGCGCCCACACGCCGGAGTTCGTCCGGGTCGTGGCGATCGCCGACATCCGTCCGTACAACATCCATCGCGCGTTTCATGGCGACGAGGCGGTGCTCGACGCGCGGCCCGGGCTGATGAAGAAATACGGCTGGTCGACCGAGGACGAGGCCCGCAAAAACGTCAAGGTTTACGACCAGGACTACCACGACCTGATCAACGATCCGGACGTCGAGGGCGTGATTATCGCCCTGCCCTTGCACCTGCATGCCCAGGTGGCGATCGAGGCGATGAAGGCCGGCAAGCACGTGCTGACCGAAAAGCTGATGGCGCACAGCGTGCACGAATGCAAGGACATGGCCCGCGTCGCGCGGCAGACCGACAAGCTGCTGGCCGTCGGTCACCAACGGCATTACAGCATTCTGTACGACAACGCGGTTGACACGATTCGCCGCGGGCTGATCGGTGAGATTCATTACATCCGTGCCCAATGGCACCGCGGCAATCTGCCGGGCAAAGACAGTTGGGCCAACCCATTGCCCGACCAGCTCAAGCAAGACCTGGTCAAGCTGCAGGCCGACATCGACGGCGCCAAGCCTGGCGCGCAGTACGAGGCTTTGCTCAAGAAGAAGCGGCAATGGGAACTGCAGGCGCTCGACGCCGTCGTCGATGCCGCGAAGTACGGCTATCAAGACATGACCCTGTCCGACGGCCGGCTGCGCCCGGCGCTCGAAGAGCTGATTCGCTGGCGGCTGTGGAATCGCACCGGCGGCGGGTTGATGGCCGAATTGGGCAGCCATCAGCTCGACGCGGCGAGCATTTTCGTCAGCTCGATGCAACCCGACGGCAAGAAGGTGCACCCGCTGAGCGTCAGCGCCGTCGGCGGGCGCCATTTGTTCCCTCCCGATCGTGACTCGGACGATCATGTTTACGCCACGTACGAGTTCCCGGGACCGGGCTACAAGGAAGACCCGAACAAGCTGATCTGCTTGACCTATTCGTCGATCAACGGCAACGGCTTCGGCGGATACGGCGAAGTCGTGATGGGCACCAAGGGCACGCTGATCCTCGAACGCGAGAAGGAAGTCATGCTGTTCAAGGACTCGGCGACCACGACGAGCGTGGCCGTGGTGCAAAAGCCCGGCAGCTCGGGGCCGGCGCTCGATTCGTACGAGACCGGCGGCGGCCCGCGCGCCGGCGCCGACGTGGGCAAGACGGCGCTCGGCGGGGCGATCAGCCGCGGCTATACCGAAGAAATCGAGCACTGGGCCTGGTGCATTCGCAATCGCGCACCGGAAAACGTCCCGCGCTGCCATCCCAAGGTGGCAATGGCCGATGCCATCATCGCCTTGACGACGAATCAGGCGATCCGCGAGAAGCGGCGCATCGAATTCCAGGAAGAGTGGTTCGACATCGACAACGATGCGACCCCCGAGGACGTCAAGCCGTCGGTTTCGGTCTGAGCCGTGCGGCACAATCGGAGCCGGGTAGCGTTTCGCATGGGGAGGTAGCCCGCGTGGAAAAATGGCCCCTGGGTGTGTTTGCCAGCATCGATGAAGGTTTGGGCGTCCGGCTCGAAGTGGCGCACGAGCTGGGGGTGCCGACCATCCAATTGCACGCCCCGAGCCGCAGTCACCGCACGCCGGCCGCGGCCGACGCCTTTTTGCAGCGCCTGCGCGGCTACGGCATCACATTGACCGCGGTCTTC
This portion of the Pirellulales bacterium genome encodes:
- a CDS encoding DoxX family protein; translated protein: MLVLLRICIGWHFFYEGLWKLEQPHYSSAGFWQQAKGPLADHFLNLIPDRQGYERLNYDKLSARWTSQLQTMLKHYNLGDEQRAEAEKVLTTRKTQLQNYLAENREAIDDYFHELKRLEQASANPQLRDVPFQRKRIAEARQRTSATAAPWLAQVDALQHDLEQDLQGLLDKDQQAEGLPPEPFTWLSLIDSTVGPVNAIIGLLLMAGLFTRAAAVGGILFLLIIGLSQPEWPTIYPLAHPSAGHALLVNKEFVEMIALAVLATTGVGRWGGLDFFVYHLLVRPWTSRRKRDVSFA
- a CDS encoding Gfo/Idh/MocA family oxidoreductase, whose amino-acid sequence is MYLSPEERAIGQENFYAAVGDKLTRREFLEGAIAAGVVSGAGLGSFYFAYGKSVGDPVRVGVIGTGDEGSVLIGAHTPEFVRVVAIADIRPYNIHRAFHGDEAVLDARPGLMKKYGWSTEDEARKNVKVYDQDYHDLINDPDVEGVIIALPLHLHAQVAIEAMKAGKHVLTEKLMAHSVHECKDMARVARQTDKLLAVGHQRHYSILYDNAVDTIRRGLIGEIHYIRAQWHRGNLPGKDSWANPLPDQLKQDLVKLQADIDGAKPGAQYEALLKKKRQWELQALDAVVDAAKYGYQDMTLSDGRLRPALEELIRWRLWNRTGGGLMAELGSHQLDAASIFVSSMQPDGKKVHPLSVSAVGGRHLFPPDRDSDDHVYATYEFPGPGYKEDPNKLICLTYSSINGNGFGGYGEVVMGTKGTLILEREKEVMLFKDSATTTSVAVVQKPGSSGPALDSYETGGGPRAGADVGKTALGGAISRGYTEEIEHWAWCIRNRAPENVPRCHPKVAMADAIIALTTNQAIREKRRIEFQEEWFDIDNDATPEDVKPSVSV